In Mycteria americana isolate JAX WOST 10 ecotype Jacksonville Zoo and Gardens chromosome 3, USCA_MyAme_1.0, whole genome shotgun sequence, a single genomic region encodes these proteins:
- the ABCG8 gene encoding ATP-binding cassette sub-family G member 8 isoform X2, which produces MKEATENVSLDGAGWSQTKAQNTIFCSEEDNSLYFPYSGKSNILEVKELNYQVNMASQIPWYEKLAQMKMPWTWKSDPHSHVSIIQNLNLKVQSGQMLAIIGSTAGGKTSLLDVITCRDHGGKIKSGQILINNKPSTPQLVKKCIAHVRQDDRLLPHLTVRETLLFVAKLRLPKFFSDSQRKKRVEDVIAELRLRQCANTRVGNEYLRGVSGGERRRVSIGVQLLWNPGILILDEPTSGLDSFTAHNLVITLSRLAKGKRLVLLSLHQPRSDIFQLFDLVLLMTSGVTVYSGTARDMVPYFTELGYPCPRYSNPADFYVDLTSINKQTTEKELESRKRANTLANLFLEKVKDFDDFLWKVTEGDNVATTFSKQRSHLHSEEAIDMPHHSSDQLPGVLKQFTILLSRQVSNDFRDLSTLLIHGFEALLMSLLIGFLYYGHEKTRLSIRDTTALLYMIGALIPFTVILDVIAKCHSERAMLYHDLEDGMYSVSPYFFAKILGELPEHCAFVIIYGVPIYWLANLIPEPEHFLLNFLSVWLAVYSARAMALWVAALLPTLQLSAFFGNVLFTSFYLSGGFVISLENLWTVPFWVSKISFLRWNFQGMMQIQFTDLTYEMTVGNTTFQIPGKLVTQALDLDSHPLYVSYLVLAGIVCSFLLFYYLSLRFIKQKSNQDW; this is translated from the exons ATGAAGGAAGCCACTGAAAATGTCTCTCTGGACGGTGCCGGCTGGAGCCAG ACCAAAGCCCAGAATACTATTTTTTGCTCTGAAGAAGATAACAGTCTGTATTTCCCATACAGTGGAAAATCAAACATTCTCGAGGTCAAAGAACTCAACTACCAG GTTAACATGGCATCCCAGATTCCCTGGTATGAAAAACTTGCGCAGATGAAAATGCCATGGACCTGGAAATCGGATCCCCATTCTCATGTGTCAATAATCCAGAATCTGAATTTAAAAGTTCAAAGTGGTCAGATGCTAGCTATTATAGGAAGCACTG CTGGTGGAAAGACATCTTTGCTTGACGTGATAACTTGCCGGGATCATGGAGGCAAAATCAAGTCAGGTCAAATCCTGATCAATAACAAACCCAGCACTCCCCAGCTTGTTAAGAAATGCATCGCACACGTGCGGCAGGATGACCGACTGCTCCCCCACCTGACTGTCAGAGAAACGCTATTGTTCGTTGCCAAACTGCGCCTTCCAAAGTTTTTTTCAgactcacaaaggaaaaaaagg GTAGAAGACGTTATAGCAGAACTACGCCTGCGTCAGTGTGCAAACACCAGGGTAGGGAATGAGTACCTCCGCGGTGTTTCGGGAGGCGAGAGGCGGAGAGTGAGCATCGGTGTGCAGCTGCTCTGGAACCCGG GAATACTCATACTTGATGAACCCACATCTGGACTGGACAGTTTTACTGCACATAACCTTGTGATAACATTatccagactggccaaaggaAAAAGATTAGTTCTTCTTTCACTTCATCAGCCCCGGTCAGATATCTTCCAACTGTTTGATTTAGTTCTTCTGATGACTTCTGGAGTCACTGTCTATTCTGGAACAGCTAGAGACATGGTCCCGTATTTCACAGAACTAGGCTATCCCTGCCCAAGGTACAGCAATCCAGCAGATTTCTATG TTGATTTGACCAGTATCAATAAACAGACCAcagaaaaggagctggaaagCCGAAAAAGAGCAAATACTCTTGCCAATTTGTTCCTAGAAAAAGTCAAAGATTTTGATGATTTCTTATGGAAAGTTACTGAAGGAGATAACGTTGCAACCACATTCAGCAAgcaaag GTCCCATTTACATTCAGAAGAGGCTATCGACATGCCTCACCATTCAAGTGATCAGTTACCAGGAGTCTTAAAGCAGTTCACTATATTATTAAG TCGTCAAGTCTCCAATGACTTCAGAGATCTTTCAACATTATTAATCCATGGATTTGAGGCCCTTCTCATGTCATTATTAATTGGATTTTTGTACTATGGCCATGAGAAAACCAGACTCTCTATTCGTGACACAACAGCGCTGTTGTACATGATAGGTGCACTAATCCCATTCACAGTGATTTTGGATGTTATTGCCAAAT gtcattcAGAAAGAGCTATGCTTTATCATGACTTGGAAGATGGAATGTACTCTGTTAGCCCATACTTCTTTGCTAAG aTTTTGGGGGAGCTCCCAGAGCACTGCGCTTTTGTTATAATTTACGGGGTTCCCATCTACTGGCTGGCAAACCTCATCCCTGAACCAGAACATTTCCTGCTGAACTTCCTCTCGGTGTGGCTGGCTGTATATAGTGCCCGGGCGATGGCACTTTGGGTGGCAGCACTGCTGCCAACGTTACAGCTCTCAGCCTTCTTTGGCAATGTCCTTTTCACATCGTTCTACCTGAGTGGTGGTTTTGTGATAAGCCTGGAAAACCTCTGGACAG ttccatttTGGGTttctaaaatctcttttctcaGATGGAATTTTCAAGGCATGATGCAAATTCAGTTCACTGACCTCACGTATGAAATGACTGTTGGAAATACTACATTTCAAATACCAGGGAAACTT GTCACTCAGGCTCTGGACCTGGACTCCCATCCTCTCTACGTAAGCTATCTCGTCCTGGCTGGCATCGTTTGCAGCTTCCTGCTTTTCTACTACTTATCTCTGCGGTTCATCAAGCAGAAATCAAACCAAGACTGGTAA
- the ABCG8 gene encoding ATP-binding cassette sub-family G member 8 isoform X1 — MKEATENVSLDGAGWSQVVCEGLPTKAQNTIFCSEEDNSLYFPYSGKSNILEVKELNYQVNMASQIPWYEKLAQMKMPWTWKSDPHSHVSIIQNLNLKVQSGQMLAIIGSTAGGKTSLLDVITCRDHGGKIKSGQILINNKPSTPQLVKKCIAHVRQDDRLLPHLTVRETLLFVAKLRLPKFFSDSQRKKRVEDVIAELRLRQCANTRVGNEYLRGVSGGERRRVSIGVQLLWNPGILILDEPTSGLDSFTAHNLVITLSRLAKGKRLVLLSLHQPRSDIFQLFDLVLLMTSGVTVYSGTARDMVPYFTELGYPCPRYSNPADFYVDLTSINKQTTEKELESRKRANTLANLFLEKVKDFDDFLWKVTEGDNVATTFSKQRSHLHSEEAIDMPHHSSDQLPGVLKQFTILLSRQVSNDFRDLSTLLIHGFEALLMSLLIGFLYYGHEKTRLSIRDTTALLYMIGALIPFTVILDVIAKCHSERAMLYHDLEDGMYSVSPYFFAKILGELPEHCAFVIIYGVPIYWLANLIPEPEHFLLNFLSVWLAVYSARAMALWVAALLPTLQLSAFFGNVLFTSFYLSGGFVISLENLWTVPFWVSKISFLRWNFQGMMQIQFTDLTYEMTVGNTTFQIPGKLVTQALDLDSHPLYVSYLVLAGIVCSFLLFYYLSLRFIKQKSNQDW; from the exons ATGAAGGAAGCCACTGAAAATGTCTCTCTGGACGGTGCCGGCTGGAGCCAGGTAGTGTGTGAGGGCTTGCCG ACCAAAGCCCAGAATACTATTTTTTGCTCTGAAGAAGATAACAGTCTGTATTTCCCATACAGTGGAAAATCAAACATTCTCGAGGTCAAAGAACTCAACTACCAG GTTAACATGGCATCCCAGATTCCCTGGTATGAAAAACTTGCGCAGATGAAAATGCCATGGACCTGGAAATCGGATCCCCATTCTCATGTGTCAATAATCCAGAATCTGAATTTAAAAGTTCAAAGTGGTCAGATGCTAGCTATTATAGGAAGCACTG CTGGTGGAAAGACATCTTTGCTTGACGTGATAACTTGCCGGGATCATGGAGGCAAAATCAAGTCAGGTCAAATCCTGATCAATAACAAACCCAGCACTCCCCAGCTTGTTAAGAAATGCATCGCACACGTGCGGCAGGATGACCGACTGCTCCCCCACCTGACTGTCAGAGAAACGCTATTGTTCGTTGCCAAACTGCGCCTTCCAAAGTTTTTTTCAgactcacaaaggaaaaaaagg GTAGAAGACGTTATAGCAGAACTACGCCTGCGTCAGTGTGCAAACACCAGGGTAGGGAATGAGTACCTCCGCGGTGTTTCGGGAGGCGAGAGGCGGAGAGTGAGCATCGGTGTGCAGCTGCTCTGGAACCCGG GAATACTCATACTTGATGAACCCACATCTGGACTGGACAGTTTTACTGCACATAACCTTGTGATAACATTatccagactggccaaaggaAAAAGATTAGTTCTTCTTTCACTTCATCAGCCCCGGTCAGATATCTTCCAACTGTTTGATTTAGTTCTTCTGATGACTTCTGGAGTCACTGTCTATTCTGGAACAGCTAGAGACATGGTCCCGTATTTCACAGAACTAGGCTATCCCTGCCCAAGGTACAGCAATCCAGCAGATTTCTATG TTGATTTGACCAGTATCAATAAACAGACCAcagaaaaggagctggaaagCCGAAAAAGAGCAAATACTCTTGCCAATTTGTTCCTAGAAAAAGTCAAAGATTTTGATGATTTCTTATGGAAAGTTACTGAAGGAGATAACGTTGCAACCACATTCAGCAAgcaaag GTCCCATTTACATTCAGAAGAGGCTATCGACATGCCTCACCATTCAAGTGATCAGTTACCAGGAGTCTTAAAGCAGTTCACTATATTATTAAG TCGTCAAGTCTCCAATGACTTCAGAGATCTTTCAACATTATTAATCCATGGATTTGAGGCCCTTCTCATGTCATTATTAATTGGATTTTTGTACTATGGCCATGAGAAAACCAGACTCTCTATTCGTGACACAACAGCGCTGTTGTACATGATAGGTGCACTAATCCCATTCACAGTGATTTTGGATGTTATTGCCAAAT gtcattcAGAAAGAGCTATGCTTTATCATGACTTGGAAGATGGAATGTACTCTGTTAGCCCATACTTCTTTGCTAAG aTTTTGGGGGAGCTCCCAGAGCACTGCGCTTTTGTTATAATTTACGGGGTTCCCATCTACTGGCTGGCAAACCTCATCCCTGAACCAGAACATTTCCTGCTGAACTTCCTCTCGGTGTGGCTGGCTGTATATAGTGCCCGGGCGATGGCACTTTGGGTGGCAGCACTGCTGCCAACGTTACAGCTCTCAGCCTTCTTTGGCAATGTCCTTTTCACATCGTTCTACCTGAGTGGTGGTTTTGTGATAAGCCTGGAAAACCTCTGGACAG ttccatttTGGGTttctaaaatctcttttctcaGATGGAATTTTCAAGGCATGATGCAAATTCAGTTCACTGACCTCACGTATGAAATGACTGTTGGAAATACTACATTTCAAATACCAGGGAAACTT GTCACTCAGGCTCTGGACCTGGACTCCCATCCTCTCTACGTAAGCTATCTCGTCCTGGCTGGCATCGTTTGCAGCTTCCTGCTTTTCTACTACTTATCTCTGCGGTTCATCAAGCAGAAATCAAACCAAGACTGGTAA